From Gemmatimonadota bacterium, one genomic window encodes:
- a CDS encoding metal ABC transporter ATP-binding protein, giving the protein MIAPMDSTILRFENLTLGYDSHPAVHHLDYAIRAGALVAVVGPNGAGKSTLLKGTIGRLAPLGGEIRLTGIDTSEIAYLPQQTEIDWSFPISVFDVVAMGLWRQRGAYRRFGREGDRMVGEALDIVGLGGFERRSIGTLSGGQMQRALFARLLLQDARLILLDEPFTAIDSATVRDLKGLIRRWHRERRTVVAVLHDLDQVRSEFPETLLLAREQIAAGPTENVLSPANLDHARRLTEAFDDGAAVCGR; this is encoded by the coding sequence ATGATTGCGCCAATGGACAGCACGATCTTGCGTTTTGAAAATCTGACCCTCGGATACGACAGTCATCCCGCGGTCCATCATCTCGATTACGCCATCCGTGCCGGTGCCCTCGTCGCCGTGGTGGGACCGAACGGCGCCGGAAAGTCGACGCTGCTCAAAGGGACCATCGGCAGACTCGCGCCACTTGGCGGAGAAATCAGATTGACGGGAATCGACACCTCGGAAATCGCGTACCTCCCTCAACAGACCGAAATAGACTGGAGCTTTCCGATTTCGGTCTTCGACGTGGTGGCCATGGGATTGTGGCGGCAAAGGGGAGCTTATCGTCGATTCGGACGGGAAGGCGACCGGATGGTTGGCGAGGCCCTGGATATCGTGGGGCTGGGTGGTTTCGAGCGGCGCTCCATCGGCACGCTCTCCGGGGGGCAAATGCAACGTGCACTGTTCGCCCGCCTTCTCCTCCAGGACGCTCGGCTGATTCTGCTGGACGAGCCGTTCACGGCCATCGATTCGGCGACGGTGCGGGATCTCAAGGGGCTCATTCGCCGCTGGCATCGGGAGCGGCGGACGGTGGTCGCCGTACTGCACGACCTGGATCAGGTCCGGTCGGAGTTCCCGGAAACCCTTCTCCTGGCCCGCGAGCAGATCGCCGCCGGACCGACGGAAAACGTCCTTTCTCCGGCTAATCTCGATCATGCGCGACGGCTTACCGAGGCCTTTGACGACGGAGCGGCCGTATGCGGGAGATGA
- a CDS encoding nickel transporter has translation MLKGDCSVQISGKMRFILACLCAVAYSMDIHATTMLPVENVAAEQSSGDGHADNRQEVAIWDQVALWIWALQNEFLMGLMQEFESLRGTDGFGWVLVLTSFLYGVLHAAGPGHGKIVLTTYLLTQRSRLNRGITMGAAAALLQGVTALLLVCVPIGLAGRLPIDTDTASLWATRASFTLLALVGLYLLVRAAGVLSESVRRLRRVTGEVRHDPADHVNGEGSGCRHMPGAAEIDTVGSRHAAAGVVLSIGLRPCSGAVFVLILATAMDLIWYGALSVIAMSIGTAITIVVLAIIATEARAWASTVVAHRSPLWTLAGAGLGALGGTLLVLLGLWALNASFALKPAVGL, from the coding sequence TTGTTAAAAGGTGACTGTTCGGTGCAAATCAGTGGCAAAATGAGGTTTATTCTTGCATGCCTGTGTGCCGTCGCGTACTCGATGGATATCCACGCAACAACGATGCTGCCGGTAGAGAATGTCGCCGCCGAACAGTCCTCGGGTGACGGTCACGCCGACAACAGACAGGAAGTTGCAATCTGGGACCAGGTAGCGCTCTGGATCTGGGCATTGCAGAATGAATTCCTCATGGGCTTGATGCAGGAGTTTGAATCGCTGCGTGGCACGGATGGCTTCGGCTGGGTTTTGGTGCTGACGAGCTTTCTCTACGGTGTCTTGCATGCCGCGGGACCCGGACACGGGAAGATCGTGTTGACGACCTACCTGTTGACCCAACGAAGCCGGTTGAATCGAGGTATCACCATGGGTGCCGCGGCTGCGCTCCTTCAGGGCGTGACGGCACTGTTGCTGGTTTGCGTACCGATCGGATTGGCCGGCAGGCTTCCGATAGATACGGATACGGCATCACTGTGGGCGACACGGGCCAGTTTCACTTTGCTTGCCCTCGTCGGTCTCTACTTGCTGGTTCGCGCGGCTGGCGTCTTGTCCGAAAGCGTTCGCCGTTTGAGGCGCGTAACCGGCGAAGTCCGCCACGATCCTGCCGACCATGTTAATGGGGAGGGCAGCGGCTGCCGGCATATGCCCGGTGCGGCCGAGATCGATACGGTCGGCAGCCGGCATGCGGCGGCTGGCGTGGTTTTGTCCATAGGACTGCGGCCCTGCAGCGGAGCCGTGTTTGTGCTGATCCTCGCTACCGCGATGGATCTGATATGGTATGGCGCGCTCTCCGTGATCGCCATGTCCATCGGTACCGCGATCACCATAGTCGTCCTGGCCATCATTGCGACGGAGGCGCGGGCATGGGCGAGTACGGTGGTCGCTCACCGATCACCGCTGTGGACGCTGGCGGGCGCGGGCCTGGGTGCGCTTGGCGGCACGCTCCTGGTACTGCTGGGATTGTGGGCGCTGAACGCGTCGTTTGCACTGAAACCGGCAGTGGGTTTGTAA
- the guaA gene encoding glutamine-hydrolyzing GMP synthase produces MADSNWIAILDFGAQYTQLIARRIRESHVYCEVLPYDTPASELSARNVTGIVLSGGPASVYGEDAPHPDPAIFEAGRPILGICYGLQLMGHYHEGEVAHAGTREYGNAGIRTTGDTPLFRDLPERMTVWMSHGDELKAPPPDFDVIARSDNGHIAAVEQAERRIYGVQFHPEVVHTVQGREILENFVFTICGCEGSWTPQTFIDEALATIRETVGERRVACFASGGVDSSVVAALIGRAIGDRLTCIFVDTGMLRKDEAREVEETYRRTINARFRFVDASDRFLDRLKGVEEPEQKRRIIGDEFIRVLESELTSLRGVHILAQGTLYPDVIESASVKGPASVIKTHHNVGGLPDDLELELLEPVRSLFKDEVRTVGRELGLPDEIINRHPFPGPGLGIRVLGEVTRERVAMLQDADKIFIDELRRTGLYDEVSQALAVLLPVKTVGVMGDARTYERVIALRAVTTLDFMTADWARLPTDFLAHVSNRIINEVRGVNRVVYDLSSKPPGTIEWE; encoded by the coding sequence ATGGCTGACTCGAACTGGATTGCCATCCTCGATTTCGGCGCGCAGTACACGCAGCTCATCGCGCGGCGCATACGGGAAAGCCACGTCTACTGCGAGGTGCTGCCCTACGATACGCCGGCGTCCGAACTTTCGGCGCGCAACGTCACCGGTATCGTCCTGTCGGGCGGTCCAGCCAGCGTGTACGGGGAAGACGCGCCCCATCCGGATCCGGCCATATTCGAGGCGGGCAGGCCGATCCTCGGGATCTGTTACGGTCTGCAGCTCATGGGGCATTACCACGAAGGCGAGGTCGCCCACGCCGGAACCCGGGAGTACGGAAACGCGGGCATCCGGACGACGGGCGACACGCCCCTGTTCCGCGACCTGCCGGAGCGCATGACGGTCTGGATGAGTCACGGCGACGAGCTCAAGGCGCCGCCGCCGGATTTCGACGTCATCGCCCGTTCCGACAACGGTCACATCGCCGCCGTCGAGCAGGCCGAGCGCAGGATCTACGGCGTGCAGTTTCATCCGGAAGTGGTACACACGGTCCAGGGCCGCGAGATCCTGGAGAATTTCGTATTCACCATATGCGGTTGCGAGGGTAGCTGGACGCCGCAGACCTTCATCGACGAGGCCCTGGCCACCATCCGGGAGACCGTGGGCGAACGCCGCGTAGCCTGCTTCGCCAGCGGCGGCGTGGATTCCTCGGTCGTGGCGGCGCTGATCGGCCGGGCCATCGGGGACCGCCTGACCTGCATCTTCGTGGACACGGGCATGCTCCGGAAGGACGAGGCCCGGGAGGTCGAGGAAACCTACCGCCGGACCATCAACGCCCGGTTCCGATTCGTCGACGCCTCGGACCGGTTCCTGGACCGGCTGAAGGGCGTGGAGGAACCGGAGCAGAAGCGCAGGATCATCGGGGACGAGTTCATTCGCGTCCTGGAAAGCGAGCTGACCTCGCTGCGTGGCGTCCACATCCTGGCCCAGGGCACCCTCTACCCCGACGTGATCGAAAGCGCCTCCGTGAAGGGCCCGGCCAGCGTCATCAAGACCCATCACAACGTAGGCGGGTTGCCGGACGACCTGGAACTGGAGCTGCTGGAACCGGTCCGGAGCCTGTTCAAGGACGAGGTGCGCACCGTGGGCCGGGAACTCGGGCTTCCCGACGAGATCATCAACCGCCATCCCTTCCCGGGACCCGGCCTGGGCATCCGCGTGCTGGGCGAAGTAACCAGGGAGCGGGTGGCCATGCTGCAGGACGCGGACAAGATCTTCATCGACGAACTGCGCCGGACCGGCCTGTACGACGAGGTCTCCCAGGCGCTGGCCGTGCTGCTCCCGGTCAAGACCGTCGGCGTGATGGGCGACGCCCGCACCTACGAGCGCGTCATCGCCCTACGGGCCGTGACCACGCTGGACTTCATGACGGCCGACTGGGCGCGCCTGCCCACGGACTTCCTGGCCCACGTGTCGAACCGCATCATCAACGAAGTGCGAGGCGTAAACCGCGTGGTCTACGACCTCAGTTCCAAGCCGCCCGGCACCATAGAATGGGAATGA
- the lpxK gene encoding tetraacyldisaccharide 4'-kinase, translating to MVFVYTLLFTALTVLLSPVLACLSILDRYGMRQRLGQRPLVPDGENRPVVWFHCASVGEATGLAVVIGGFAERHPGIQVLVTTMTETGLVYVRKHVPRARYFGLAPLDAPFIVRRVFRQVRPRALVLLEGELWPGMLGTAAAHDCPVILVNGRMSDRSLARNRFVKPLFRHMLRRLAGVGVQHALDGERFITFGTDPGRVRVTGNVKFDLAAEQKGPGREALRLELGLSASEPVIMAGCPRPVEEERAVLAAFVRVRERYPEAKMIWAPRHLQRIPSAEQMMKAAGLRFTHRTRLGGVGGPDGEGGPYGTGDPDGAEAGGFDGPESTDPASVDVIILDTMGELAVMYAAADMAFVGATLVPLGGHNLLEPAACGIPVLFGPHTENVRASAVALLRTGGGMVVHGGDELARQWLELLDDPGKRARTGAAARQAVLECSRAVDRTLDLVDRWILEPDPGGSGGSGPRHYPQRTPFITRLMDPCERAPTIRFLRVALLPASLLMGMAVRLRNELYDRKLLTSDRLPVPVISIGALTAGGAGKTPVVRFLARRLRDAGYRPAVLSRGYGRNSRETRVVRTDTAWQEVGDEPAFLASMLPDVPVVVGPGRTAAGRLAIDQYGANVLLLDDGFQHRSTARAVDIVVHDATCRLGPEHNPERLLPAGPFREPVSSLRRAHALVLTRTNQSRSAAVDTARIKGEFPHLALVEAVYEPSGLRRLDAGQDDSLDNDTQLPPDWLAGREVLVLCGIANPASFVQTVTDAGGRVTHVLAYRDHHPFSPSDLDRALSLVEESGAECIVTTEKDAVRIPDHAVRKHLVALDIALLLTAGEPALEEILSTLDETR from the coding sequence ATGGTCTTTGTCTACACTTTGCTTTTTACCGCGCTGACCGTGCTGCTCTCGCCGGTCCTGGCCTGCCTGTCCATCCTGGATCGGTACGGGATGCGCCAGCGGCTCGGCCAGCGACCACTCGTCCCCGACGGGGAAAACCGGCCTGTCGTCTGGTTCCACTGCGCGTCCGTGGGCGAAGCCACCGGCCTGGCGGTAGTGATCGGAGGATTCGCGGAACGCCATCCCGGTATCCAGGTGCTCGTCACCACGATGACGGAAACCGGCCTGGTCTATGTCAGGAAGCACGTACCCCGGGCCCGGTACTTCGGACTGGCGCCCCTCGACGCGCCTTTCATCGTCCGACGGGTGTTCAGACAGGTACGCCCCCGCGCGCTGGTCCTCCTCGAAGGAGAACTCTGGCCCGGCATGCTCGGGACCGCCGCCGCTCACGATTGCCCCGTAATACTGGTGAATGGCCGCATGTCGGATCGCAGTCTCGCGCGAAACCGTTTCGTGAAGCCGCTGTTCAGGCACATGTTGCGGCGGCTGGCCGGCGTGGGCGTCCAGCATGCGCTCGACGGGGAACGGTTCATAACCTTCGGCACGGATCCTGGCCGGGTGCGGGTGACCGGAAACGTAAAGTTCGACCTCGCAGCCGAGCAGAAGGGACCCGGGCGGGAAGCGCTGCGCCTGGAACTCGGCCTGTCCGCGTCCGAGCCGGTCATCATGGCGGGTTGCCCCCGGCCCGTGGAAGAGGAACGGGCCGTGTTGGCGGCCTTCGTCCGCGTACGGGAACGGTATCCCGAGGCAAAAATGATCTGGGCGCCCCGGCACCTCCAGCGCATACCCTCGGCCGAGCAGATGATGAAGGCGGCCGGCCTGCGGTTTACTCATCGGACGCGGCTGGGTGGGGTAGGAGGTCCTGACGGGGAAGGCGGCCCCTACGGTACAGGAGATCCGGACGGAGCGGAAGCGGGTGGCTTTGACGGACCGGAAAGCACCGATCCCGCTTCCGTCGACGTGATCATCCTGGACACCATGGGCGAACTAGCGGTCATGTACGCCGCCGCGGACATGGCCTTCGTCGGCGCCACGCTGGTTCCCCTCGGCGGACACAACCTGCTCGAACCCGCGGCATGCGGCATACCGGTCCTCTTCGGGCCCCACACCGAGAACGTCCGGGCAAGCGCCGTGGCCCTGTTGCGGACCGGGGGCGGCATGGTCGTTCACGGCGGTGACGAACTCGCTCGGCAATGGCTCGAATTGTTGGATGATCCGGGGAAGCGTGCGCGGACCGGCGCAGCCGCCCGACAGGCCGTGCTCGAATGCTCCAGGGCCGTGGACCGCACCCTGGACCTGGTCGACCGGTGGATCCTCGAGCCGGACCCCGGCGGATCCGGCGGATCCGGACCACGGCACTACCCGCAACGCACACCGTTCATTACCCGACTGATGGACCCCTGCGAGCGCGCTCCGACCATTCGCTTCCTGCGCGTCGCGCTGCTGCCCGCGTCCCTGCTGATGGGCATGGCGGTCCGGTTACGCAACGAGTTGTACGACAGGAAATTACTGACTTCCGACCGGCTGCCGGTCCCGGTGATCAGCATAGGCGCACTGACCGCGGGCGGCGCGGGGAAGACGCCCGTGGTGAGATTCCTTGCCCGCAGGCTGCGAGACGCCGGCTACCGGCCCGCCGTGCTGAGTCGCGGATATGGCAGGAATTCCCGCGAGACACGCGTGGTCAGGACGGACACCGCCTGGCAGGAGGTGGGAGACGAACCGGCCTTTCTGGCCTCGATGCTACCGGATGTGCCGGTGGTCGTCGGCCCAGGTCGCACTGCAGCCGGACGACTGGCCATTGACCAATACGGCGCAAATGTGCTTCTGCTGGACGACGGATTCCAGCACCGAAGCACGGCCCGCGCGGTGGACATCGTGGTGCACGACGCCACTTGCCGGCTCGGTCCGGAGCACAACCCGGAGCGCCTGCTCCCCGCCGGCCCCTTCCGAGAACCGGTTTCCTCACTCCGGCGCGCCCACGCACTGGTGCTGACACGGACCAACCAGTCCCGTTCCGCGGCGGTCGACACAGCGCGCATCAAAGGCGAGTTCCCTCACCTGGCGCTGGTCGAAGCCGTCTATGAACCCTCGGGTCTGCGGCGCCTGGACGCAGGCCAGGACGACAGCCTGGACAACGATACCCAGCTTCCGCCGGACTGGCTGGCCGGCCGCGAGGTGCTCGTCCTCTGCGGGATCGCCAATCCGGCTTCCTTTGTGCAGACGGTCACGGACGCCGGCGGGCGCGTGACCCACGTCCTGGCGTACCGGGATCACCATCCCTTCTCCCCGTCCGACCTGGACCGGGCATTGTCCCTGGTTGAAGAATCCGGCGCGGAATGCATCGTCACCACGGAGAAAGACGCCGTCCGGATCCCGGACCACGCCGTCAGAAAACACCTGGTCGCCCTGGATATCGCGCTCCTGCTGACCGCGGGCGAACCTGCACTCGAGGAGATACTTTCAACGCTGGACGAAACGCGATGA
- a CDS encoding lysophospholipid acyltransferase family protein has product MIGKADRAGIAGRAGKGPSMTGLESPVNSLIGKLSAGAISLLGGTLSIRRIGAEYLEQAREGGRQVIYAFWHEGLLVATYAFRRQGIKVLVSQHRDGEWIARAIECMGYGTIRGSSTRGGTRALFRMAAAGAAGDDLGVTVDGPRGPRLQVKPGTLIIAGRSGLPIVPFAVAANKACLLSSWDRFMVPRPFSRAAIAFGEPLTVPGDAPVERLEPYRAELQQRLLEAREIAVRSLDES; this is encoded by the coding sequence ATGATCGGGAAAGCGGACCGAGCGGGGATAGCGGGCCGAGCGGGGAAGGGGCCGTCGATGACGGGTCTTGAAAGCCCCGTAAACTCCTTGATCGGAAAACTGAGCGCCGGGGCCATAAGCCTGCTCGGAGGGACGCTCTCCATCCGAAGGATCGGAGCGGAGTATCTTGAGCAGGCACGGGAAGGCGGGCGGCAGGTAATATACGCCTTCTGGCACGAGGGTTTGCTGGTGGCCACCTATGCCTTTCGCCGGCAGGGGATAAAGGTACTGGTGAGCCAGCACCGGGACGGCGAGTGGATTGCCCGGGCCATCGAGTGCATGGGATACGGGACCATACGCGGATCTTCCACCCGGGGGGGAACGCGCGCCCTGTTCCGCATGGCGGCGGCCGGCGCGGCCGGCGACGACCTGGGGGTAACCGTGGACGGGCCCCGCGGACCCAGGCTTCAGGTCAAGCCGGGCACGCTCATAATCGCCGGGAGGTCAGGGCTTCCCATCGTGCCCTTCGCGGTCGCCGCGAACAAAGCGTGCTTGCTTTCGAGCTGGGACCGTTTCATGGTACCGCGCCCCTTCTCCAGGGCGGCGATTGCCTTCGGAGAACCGCTGACCGTGCCTGGAGACGCGCCGGTCGAGCGCCTCGAGCCCTACCGGGCCGAACTCCAGCAGCGCCTGTTGGAAGCACGCGAAATTGCCGTACGTAGTCTCGATGAGTCCTGA
- the lpxB gene encoding lipid-A-disaccharide synthase, translating to MRIMIIAGEASGEMHGAGVVAALKARRPGIDIFGVGGERMERAGCALVYHIDRFSVMGLTEVVRHLPFIHRALRRLDGLLESRRPDLVILIDYPDFNLRLARKARKRGIPVLYYISPQVWAWRPRRIHAIVRNVDCMAVVFPFEEELYEKAGGKVVFVGHPLLEVLESRQTRTEFCESAGLDPDQPIIGMLPGSRVMEVERMLPAMAGTLKAVRQELPGTQGVIGLAPTVSRTDLTACLAGNAALDSDAERVPVVEGSTYEVMRHADLLLVTSGTATLESACFGTPLVVLYRMSRLSWWIARRLVSIPDIGLVNVVAGRRIAPEFLQDAVDPEMLAPVVLELLKDPGKREAMARELREVRSRLGTPGASSRVADLALDMAGGADEHQTDDRESGPSGDSGPSGEGAVDDGS from the coding sequence TTGCGGATCATGATCATCGCCGGAGAAGCGTCGGGCGAGATGCACGGAGCGGGGGTCGTGGCCGCACTCAAGGCCAGGCGCCCGGGAATCGATATCTTCGGCGTCGGCGGGGAACGCATGGAGCGGGCCGGCTGTGCGCTCGTCTACCATATTGATCGCTTCTCGGTAATGGGCCTTACCGAGGTCGTCCGGCATCTGCCTTTCATTCACCGGGCGTTGCGGCGGCTGGACGGGCTGCTCGAATCCCGGCGTCCCGACCTGGTCATCCTCATAGACTATCCCGACTTCAATCTCCGCCTCGCCCGCAAGGCACGCAAGCGGGGCATACCGGTCCTGTACTACATCAGTCCCCAGGTCTGGGCCTGGAGACCTCGGCGGATCCACGCCATCGTCCGGAACGTGGACTGCATGGCCGTGGTCTTTCCATTCGAAGAGGAACTGTACGAGAAAGCCGGGGGAAAGGTCGTCTTCGTCGGCCACCCCCTGCTGGAAGTGCTCGAGAGCCGGCAAACCAGGACCGAATTCTGCGAAAGCGCGGGCCTCGATCCGGACCAGCCGATCATCGGGATGTTGCCGGGCAGCCGGGTCATGGAAGTGGAACGCATGCTGCCCGCGATGGCGGGTACCCTGAAGGCCGTCCGGCAGGAGCTTCCCGGGACCCAGGGGGTCATCGGGCTGGCGCCGACCGTCTCCAGGACCGACCTGACGGCGTGTCTCGCGGGGAATGCGGCCCTGGACAGTGACGCAGAAAGAGTTCCCGTGGTGGAAGGAAGTACCTACGAGGTCATGCGCCACGCCGACCTGTTGCTCGTCACGTCGGGAACGGCAACCCTGGAGTCCGCCTGTTTCGGCACGCCCCTGGTGGTCTTGTACCGCATGTCCCGCCTGTCCTGGTGGATCGCCCGTCGCCTGGTCAGCATACCGGACATCGGCCTGGTGAACGTGGTCGCGGGCCGGCGCATCGCACCGGAATTCCTCCAGGACGCCGTCGATCCGGAAATGCTGGCCCCCGTGGTTCTGGAGCTGTTGAAGGACCCGGGCAAACGGGAGGCCATGGCGCGCGAACTCCGGGAAGTACGTAGTCGCCTGGGTACGCCAGGCGCTTCGTCGCGCGTCGCCGACCTGGCCCTGGACATGGCGGGCGGCGCGGACGAGCATCAAACGGATGATCGGGAAAGCGGACCGAGCGGGGATAGCGGGCCGAGCGGGGAAGGGGCCGTCGATGACGGGTCTTGA
- a CDS encoding lactonase family protein: protein MADSSSGRTVVFVSLTGDEQVKAYDQDRETGALTLRSTSDAHGPSGALCLHPAGNLMYNAHVESTTLAAYQLDTDTGELSLVNKVDTGIAIPAHLVTDRGGRFLLTVYYGGGGITVHRLGGDGAIGELVQYINTGEKAHAVCLAVEDRYAIVPHVCPTNKTSQFRFDADSGQLSPNEPAVLTPPDDETGPRHICFRPGGDVAYIVNEQGNTVTVHHFDADSGTLEIFQNVSTLPEDWKDGGATAHVEVHRNGKWAYASNRGHDSIVGYDVAADGALSAFGHVSVPASPRSFNVDPDGRFLYCAGEAAGVMTAYRVDPSDGTLHPLRDYNVGDKPFWVMATTLG, encoded by the coding sequence ATGGCTGATTCCTCGTCAGGACGCACCGTTGTTTTCGTCTCGTTGACCGGCGACGAGCAGGTGAAGGCTTACGACCAGGACCGGGAGACGGGAGCCCTGACCCTGCGGTCCACGAGCGACGCCCACGGTCCGTCCGGGGCGCTTTGCCTGCATCCGGCGGGCAACCTCATGTACAACGCCCACGTGGAATCCACCACGCTCGCGGCCTACCAGCTGGACACGGACACCGGCGAACTCTCCCTCGTCAACAAGGTGGACACCGGCATCGCGATCCCCGCGCACCTCGTTACGGACCGCGGCGGCCGTTTCCTGTTGACCGTTTACTACGGGGGCGGCGGCATCACCGTGCACCGGTTGGGCGGGGACGGCGCAATCGGCGAGCTCGTGCAGTACATCAACACGGGCGAAAAAGCTCATGCCGTCTGCCTGGCGGTGGAGGACCGGTACGCGATCGTCCCCCACGTCTGTCCCACCAACAAGACCAGCCAGTTCCGGTTCGACGCGGATTCGGGGCAGCTGTCCCCCAATGAACCCGCGGTGCTGACCCCCCCGGACGATGAAACGGGTCCCCGGCATATCTGCTTCCGGCCCGGGGGCGACGTGGCGTATATTGTTAATGAACAGGGCAACACGGTGACGGTCCATCACTTCGATGCGGACAGCGGCACCCTCGAGATCTTCCAGAATGTATCGACCCTGCCCGAAGACTGGAAGGATGGTGGGGCCACCGCGCACGTAGAGGTGCACCGGAACGGGAAGTGGGCTTATGCCTCCAACCGGGGGCATGACAGCATCGTGGGCTACGACGTGGCGGCCGATGGGGCGCTGAGCGCTTTCGGGCACGTTTCGGTTCCGGCGAGTCCGCGGTCTTTCAACGTCGATCCGGATGGCCGGTTCCTCTATTGCGCCGGTGAAGCCGCGGGTGTGATGACGGCGTATCGCGTGGATCCCTCCGACGGGACCCTGCATCCGCTGCGGGATTATAACGTAGGCGACAAGCCATTCTGGGTAATGGCGACGACTCTGGGCTAA
- a CDS encoding HlyD family efflux transporter periplasmic adaptor subunit, with the protein MSDKPQNSEESKGLVGMFTAERQREQDNTMDRRIEKKRFTPRRIALGGLAAAVIAFGAYALLSVNPSSLNVDAEKLTLAPVTHGPFLEYIVEQGEVMPLRTIYLDAVEGGRVEEVYVIEGSQIEQGTPILRLSNATLQLSVMQREADLFREVNRLRETRVTMGQRRLSMRAGLVETEYQLRQAEREYARQDEMFKAELSSRQEYDEAKDNLEYLTRKRDVTVETLNQDSLFQTIQIQQLEESVDRLRRNLEVIKQNEENLTIRAPITGLLSSLIAEVGESKPGGDRLGQIDVEDQFKVRAAIDEHYIARIRSGQAGSFDFAGGTYDLVISRVYPEVIEGQFEADMEFPQGMPDGLRRGQTLQVRIALGELADAMQVPRGGFYQKTGGRWIYVLDPTGEFAVRRDIRLGRQNSQYFEVLEGLEEGETVITSMYDNFGDMERLVLQ; encoded by the coding sequence ATGAGCGACAAGCCTCAAAACAGCGAAGAATCCAAGGGCCTGGTGGGCATGTTCACGGCAGAGCGGCAGCGTGAACAGGACAACACCATGGACCGCCGGATCGAGAAAAAGCGCTTCACCCCGCGCCGGATCGCCCTGGGCGGCCTGGCGGCGGCGGTGATCGCCTTCGGGGCCTACGCACTGCTCAGCGTGAACCCGTCCTCACTGAACGTGGACGCGGAGAAGCTGACCCTGGCCCCGGTGACCCACGGTCCCTTCCTGGAGTACATCGTGGAGCAGGGCGAGGTGATGCCGCTCCGGACAATCTACCTGGACGCGGTCGAAGGCGGGCGAGTGGAGGAAGTCTACGTCATAGAGGGCTCGCAGATCGAGCAGGGGACGCCCATTTTGCGCCTGTCCAACGCCACCCTCCAGTTGAGCGTCATGCAGCGCGAGGCCGATTTGTTCCGCGAAGTGAACCGGCTCAGGGAGACGCGGGTTACCATGGGACAGCGGCGCCTGAGTATGCGTGCCGGACTGGTGGAGACGGAATACCAGTTGCGCCAGGCCGAGCGGGAGTACGCGCGGCAGGACGAGATGTTCAAGGCGGAACTCTCTTCGCGGCAGGAATACGACGAGGCAAAGGACAATCTGGAATACCTGACGCGAAAGCGGGACGTCACCGTCGAGACATTGAACCAGGATTCGCTTTTCCAGACAATCCAGATCCAGCAGCTGGAGGAATCGGTCGACCGCCTTCGACGGAACCTGGAAGTCATCAAGCAGAACGAGGAGAACCTGACGATCCGCGCGCCGATCACGGGGCTGCTCTCCTCGCTCATCGCCGAGGTGGGCGAGTCCAAGCCCGGCGGCGACCGGCTGGGCCAGATCGACGTGGAGGACCAGTTCAAGGTGCGCGCGGCCATCGACGAGCACTACATCGCCCGCATCCGCTCGGGCCAGGCCGGTTCCTTCGATTTCGCGGGCGGCACCTACGACCTGGTGATCAGCCGGGTGTACCCCGAGGTGATCGAGGGGCAGTTCGAGGCGGACATGGAGTTTCCCCAGGGGATGCCGGACGGACTCCGTCGCGGCCAGACGCTGCAGGTGCGCATCGCGCTGGGTGAACTGGCCGACGCCATGCAGGTGCCCCGGGGCGGTTTCTACCAGAAGACGGGCGGACGATGGATCTACGTGCTGGATCCCACGGGCGAGTTCGCCGTGCGTCGGGATATCCGGCTCGGCCGGCAGAACAGCCAGTACTTCGAGGTCCTCGAAGGGCTCGAAGAGGGCGAAACGGTCATCACCTCCATGTACGACAACTTCGGCGACATGGAAAGACTGGTCTTGCAATAA